The Dyadobacter subterraneus genome window below encodes:
- a CDS encoding aldehyde dehydrogenase (NADP(+)): protein MDISKEELNKIVEKAHEAFLISKKFSIQKRVAFMRAVADEIEALGPELIQTAQKESNLPEARLTGEKSRTIFQWRSYADAVERGDSLDASIDTVNAERTPPKPDLRKTAVPLGPVAVFGASNFPFAFSTAGGDTASAIAAGCPVIVKAHEGHPITSGIMADAISRAAEKSGMPEGTFAHVYSSTYETGQQLVSHPLIKAVGFTGSYRGGKALVDLANERPEPIPVFAEMGSVNPLYLLPNKLSTVPQELAKQYAGSLTLGVGQFCTNPGLVIGIAGEELNQFIEELKGEIVKIAPGVMLNKKIAAGYSESREKVIGQSGVEVLAVSETEAAEGQGIPTVATVAGVELLVNPALLHEVFGPFALIVQCKDASEMLAVTEKIEGQLTVSLFATNQDLAAQEEIVSLLQTKCGRILFNNYPTGVEVVKSMHHGGPFPSSSNSAFTSVGADSIKRFVRPLSFQNWPDEFLPEELQNANPLNIWRTVNNEKTKKAVGDQLSAVG from the coding sequence ATGGATATCTCAAAAGAAGAATTAAACAAAATAGTTGAAAAAGCGCACGAAGCTTTTTTGATAAGCAAGAAATTTTCGATTCAGAAACGTGTCGCTTTTATGCGTGCCGTGGCTGATGAAATTGAAGCATTAGGTCCTGAATTAATCCAGACGGCTCAGAAGGAATCCAATTTGCCGGAGGCTCGTTTGACAGGAGAAAAAAGCAGAACAATATTCCAATGGCGCAGTTATGCTGATGCCGTTGAACGTGGCGATTCTCTTGACGCAAGTATTGATACAGTCAATGCAGAACGTACGCCTCCAAAACCTGATCTAAGAAAAACAGCAGTTCCATTAGGGCCTGTTGCTGTTTTTGGTGCAAGTAATTTTCCATTTGCATTTTCAACGGCGGGTGGTGATACGGCAAGTGCTATTGCTGCCGGTTGTCCGGTTATCGTGAAAGCGCATGAAGGTCACCCGATCACTTCGGGAATTATGGCAGATGCAATTTCCCGTGCAGCTGAAAAAAGCGGAATGCCGGAAGGTACTTTTGCACATGTTTACAGCTCAACATACGAAACTGGTCAGCAACTGGTAAGTCATCCGCTGATCAAAGCAGTTGGATTTACAGGTTCGTACCGTGGAGGAAAAGCTTTGGTAGATCTTGCCAATGAGCGCCCGGAACCAATTCCTGTTTTTGCAGAAATGGGCAGTGTAAATCCTTTGTATTTATTACCAAATAAATTGAGCACAGTTCCTCAGGAATTGGCAAAACAATATGCCGGTTCACTGACTTTAGGTGTTGGCCAATTTTGTACTAATCCGGGATTAGTAATCGGAATTGCTGGTGAAGAATTGAATCAGTTTATAGAAGAATTAAAAGGAGAAATTGTAAAAATTGCTCCGGGTGTAATGCTTAATAAAAAAATCGCGGCTGGATATTCTGAAAGTCGTGAAAAAGTAATCGGACAGTCGGGTGTTGAAGTTCTTGCAGTTTCTGAAACTGAGGCAGCAGAAGGACAGGGTATTCCAACAGTAGCAACCGTTGCGGGTGTTGAGTTATTGGTAAATCCGGCTTTGCTTCATGAAGTTTTTGGCCCCTTTGCATTAATCGTTCAATGTAAAGATGCGTCAGAAATGTTGGCGGTTACTGAGAAAATTGAAGGACAGCTGACGGTTTCTCTTTTTGCAACAAACCAAGATCTGGCTGCTCAGGAAGAAATTGTCTCCCTGTTGCAGACGAAATGCGGGAGGATTTTATTCAATAATTATCCAACGGGCGTTGAAGTAGTGAAATCAATGCATCACGGTGGACCATTTCCTTCTTCAAGCAACAGCGCATTCACTTCTGTCGGTGCTGATTCCATCAAGCGTTTTGTAAGACCATTAAGCTTCCAGAATTGGCCGGATGAATTTCTACCGGAAGAATTGCAAAATGCCAATCCGCTGAATATCTGGCGGACTGTTAATAATGAAAAAACAAAGAAGGCTGTCGGCGATCAGCTTTCGGCGGTCGGTTAA
- a CDS encoding dihydrodipicolinate synthase family protein, with amino-acid sequence MNKASWQGIFPALVTPFNADDTIDFDLFEKNLSAQVEAGITGVIVAGSLGEASTLTTEEKFELVKYAKKSLPAGMPVVLCIAEQSTFVAVSIAKQAEAIGADGLMVLPPMRYKADDHETVVYFSTIAQNTALPLMIYNNPVDYKIEVTLDMFEQLSAYPNIQAIKESTRDVSNVTRIFNRFGDRFKVFCGVDTLIMEEVMLGADGVVGGLVDAFPKETVAIFNLVKAGQYKEALAVYRWYLPLLELDIHPKLVQNIKLAATLAGIGSEFVRAPRLVLDGAEREKVLAIINKAIETQPVLPEYLNLVADSSLV; translated from the coding sequence ATGAACAAGGCATCATGGCAGGGTATATTTCCTGCACTCGTAACTCCGTTTAACGCTGACGACACAATCGATTTTGATCTGTTCGAAAAAAATCTTTCAGCTCAGGTTGAAGCTGGAATTACCGGTGTTATTGTTGCAGGATCGTTAGGAGAAGCAAGTACTTTGACAACCGAGGAGAAATTCGAATTGGTAAAGTATGCTAAGAAATCACTTCCTGCCGGAATGCCGGTTGTATTGTGTATTGCAGAACAATCCACTTTTGTAGCAGTAAGCATCGCCAAACAGGCAGAAGCAATCGGCGCAGACGGATTGATGGTTTTGCCTCCGATGCGTTATAAAGCGGATGATCATGAAACGGTTGTTTATTTTTCAACAATCGCACAGAATACTGCTTTGCCTTTGATGATCTACAACAATCCTGTTGATTATAAAATTGAAGTAACGCTGGATATGTTTGAGCAATTATCTGCTTATCCAAACATTCAGGCGATCAAGGAATCAACGCGTGATGTAAGTAATGTAACACGTATTTTTAACCGTTTCGGAGATCGTTTCAAGGTTTTCTGTGGTGTTGATACGTTGATCATGGAAGAAGTAATGCTGGGCGCTGACGGAGTTGTTGGTGGATTGGTTGATGCATTCCCAAAAGAAACTGTTGCGATTTTCAACCTTGTGAAAGCAGGCCAGTATAAAGAAGCACTTGCCGTTTACAGATGGTATCTTCCTCTTTTGGAACTTGATATTCATCCTAAACTGGTACAAAATATCAAACTTGCTGCTACACTTGCCGGAATCGGTTCTGAGTTTGTAAGAGCGCCAAGATTGGTTCTGGATGGTGCAGAAAGAGAAAAAGTTTTGGCGATTATTAATAAAGCAATTGAAACACAACCTGTGTTACCTGAGTATCTTAATCTGGTAGCGGATTCATCTCTGGTTTAG
- a CDS encoding DUF3857 domain-containing transglutaminase family protein, which translates to MTLIKILNPVGKIVFLSFLLFGTFHLASAQSDFNVNKINPLLLTDANAVIRLEEDYFEILSKSEAKLHHRFAVTILNEKGEDEHNQMVVGYDKFTKITDMEGAIYDASGKPLKKLKGSDIKDYSYGAAGDDISDARFKLVDFGKKSYPYPYTIEFNYETRDRNMMFYPKWIPINAKKNAVEKSKFKIKTPAGFVFRYKEYNGIPVLKKSSDTDGLPVYEWVLENKPVIKTESYALPDNEFLPMVLTAPSDFEIQEYAGNFNRWEDLSKFYYILNKNRDVLPAATVAEIKNVIKDSKTDREKVLALYKWMQSRTRYVSIQLGIGGWQTIDATTVANKGYGDCKALTNFMVATLKQAGIPSYAALVRAGEDAEMNPDFPSSQFNHVIACIPLPKDTIWLECTSQTTAANFMGTFTGNRQALLVMPEGGKLVSTHYYDSGQNQRNRFTNVKLDENGNGHLLVRTEYKGLQQESRERLFHNYSQEEQKKWLLNHLELPNLELDKFEYAKGKEVIPVISENLDLKVKNCATKTGPRLFVKPNLLTRSLDLPSNTSERTGDFYLPSSEYDISDSDSLSFEIPAGLKPETTLPAFQIESVFGSFVIKTAFDNNKLIYSRKMVIKGGRFAAADYPKWIDFIKKVRKADRAQVVFIETKS; encoded by the coding sequence ATGACCTTAATAAAGATTTTAAATCCAGTTGGAAAAATTGTTTTTCTGTCGTTTTTACTGTTTGGAACTTTCCACTTGGCTTCTGCTCAATCGGACTTTAATGTTAATAAAATCAATCCTTTATTATTGACAGACGCCAATGCGGTAATCCGTTTAGAGGAAGATTATTTTGAAATTTTGTCTAAAAGCGAGGCAAAGCTTCATCACCGTTTTGCTGTGACAATACTTAATGAAAAAGGAGAAGACGAGCATAATCAGATGGTGGTCGGTTACGACAAATTCACAAAAATAACGGATATGGAAGGCGCCATTTATGACGCTTCCGGAAAACCACTGAAAAAACTGAAAGGTTCTGACATAAAAGATTATAGTTACGGGGCTGCGGGTGACGATATTTCAGATGCCCGATTTAAGCTGGTGGATTTTGGAAAAAAAAGTTATCCGTATCCTTACACGATTGAATTTAATTATGAGACCAGGGATAGAAATATGATGTTTTATCCCAAATGGATTCCGATAAATGCAAAGAAAAATGCTGTTGAAAAATCGAAATTCAAGATAAAGACGCCGGCAGGATTTGTATTCAGATATAAGGAATATAATGGTATACCGGTACTGAAAAAGTCCTCAGATACGGATGGGTTGCCGGTTTATGAATGGGTGTTGGAAAATAAGCCGGTTATTAAAACAGAATCTTATGCGTTGCCGGACAATGAGTTTTTGCCGATGGTTTTAACCGCACCTTCGGATTTTGAAATTCAGGAATATGCCGGAAATTTTAACCGGTGGGAAGACTTAAGTAAGTTTTACTATATCCTGAATAAGAACCGTGATGTTTTACCGGCTGCGACGGTTGCCGAGATTAAAAACGTTATAAAAGATTCGAAAACGGACAGGGAAAAGGTATTGGCACTTTACAAATGGATGCAGTCCAGAACACGTTATGTCAGCATTCAGCTTGGTATCGGAGGATGGCAGACAATTGATGCGACGACGGTTGCCAATAAAGGTTATGGTGATTGTAAGGCTCTGACAAATTTTATGGTTGCAACTTTGAAGCAGGCAGGAATTCCTTCCTACGCAGCTTTGGTACGTGCAGGCGAAGATGCGGAAATGAATCCGGATTTTCCAAGCAGCCAGTTTAATCATGTCATCGCGTGTATTCCTTTGCCAAAAGATACGATCTGGCTGGAGTGTACGAGCCAGACAACCGCGGCTAATTTTATGGGAACTTTTACCGGAAACCGGCAGGCACTTCTTGTCATGCCCGAAGGCGGAAAACTTGTTTCAACACATTACTATGATTCCGGCCAGAATCAAAGAAACCGTTTCACGAATGTAAAACTGGATGAAAACGGAAATGGTCACCTGCTGGTTCGTACGGAATATAAGGGCCTTCAGCAGGAATCACGGGAGCGTCTGTTTCATAATTACAGCCAGGAAGAACAGAAAAAATGGCTTCTGAATCATCTGGAACTGCCAAATCTGGAACTGGATAAATTTGAATATGCAAAGGGAAAAGAAGTAATTCCGGTTATTTCTGAAAATCTGGATTTGAAAGTAAAAAACTGTGCGACCAAAACGGGACCGCGTTTGTTTGTAAAACCAAACCTGCTGACAAGATCACTCGACTTGCCTTCCAATACATCAGAGCGCACCGGCGATTTCTATCTTCCATCATCCGAATATGATATTTCGGATTCTGATAGTTTGTCTTTTGAAATACCGGCTGGCTTAAAACCGGAAACAACGCTCCCGGCTTTTCAGATAGAATCGGTTTTCGGGTCTTTTGTTATCAAAACCGCTTTTGATAATAACAAGCTTATTTATTCAAGAAAAATGGTCATCAAAGGAGGCCGTTTTGCAGCAGCAGATTATCCGAAATGGATTGATTTTATCAAGAAAGTCAGAAAAGCTGACCGTGCACAGGTGGTATTTATTGAGACAAAAAGCTGA
- a CDS encoding DUF3857 domain-containing protein, protein MKISICTFLAVFLFTAKAFSQEDFKPKLGLIDRASLEMTAYPEDSTADAVFLYDYGNVQFSYVDQIGLVMIAKFWVRIKILKESALDRASVSIPYGESGSFIKDETISDIEGYTYNLVGNKIETTNLTRKSIIREKISSKYYGCKFNLQNVRKGSVIEYSYTKTTPLNFKDKPDTWTFQSTIPAKWSEYNITIPNMLYYKINMAGYVPLYISKRESVPINIGTSRLNGDGMAYRLVVKNSPAFSNESFITTPGDYVSKISFELSSISIPGETVKNYSQEWKDVDRTLLMDGGFGGQLKKFAFIKEIKAEIVKKSTDPTEKMNLAYAYIQQNIKWDGNGGLASKDGVKKAFENKKGNVSDINLMLTGLLRELDIEADPLVLSTRSNGRVFESIPLLEGFDYVVSHVKIGEKTFLLDATQRNTVPGVLPEFALAGIGRIVPEKNEGSFINLTPKLMLSRLEKIEADISPVDGTLKGKYSISLGGYEALRWRDKYVLEPESTYSDLVKKQNPEWEIDNFKVNNKNERLSESVEISYDFEIDSDGGNPETFYFNPMLTGRIKENPFKAPTRIYPVDFTAGSSTSFMGNFKIPDGYYIEEIPKVEIITLPEKAGKFAYQIKQNENMISVNSIVMLNRPSFSAEEYELLREFYDRIVKKHAQPLVLKKKK, encoded by the coding sequence ATGAAAATTAGTATCTGCACTTTTCTGGCCGTGTTTCTCTTTACTGCCAAAGCCTTTTCACAGGAAGATTTCAAACCCAAACTTGGATTAATTGACCGGGCATCGCTCGAAATGACAGCTTATCCGGAAGATAGTACCGCCGATGCCGTATTTCTTTATGATTATGGCAACGTCCAGTTTTCGTATGTGGACCAGATCGGTTTGGTGATGATTGCCAAATTTTGGGTCCGGATAAAAATCCTGAAAGAATCCGCATTGGACAGAGCCTCCGTTTCCATTCCGTATGGCGAGTCGGGGAGTTTCATAAAAGACGAAACGATTTCTGATATTGAAGGTTACACGTATAACCTTGTAGGGAACAAAATTGAAACGACAAATTTGACAAGGAAATCCATCATCAGAGAAAAGATTTCAAGCAAATATTACGGTTGTAAATTTAATCTTCAGAATGTTAGGAAGGGATCGGTTATCGAATATTCCTACACCAAAACAACACCGCTGAATTTTAAGGATAAACCCGATACATGGACTTTCCAGAGCACAATTCCAGCGAAATGGAGTGAATACAATATCACAATCCCCAACATGTTGTATTACAAGATCAATATGGCGGGTTACGTGCCGCTCTATATCAGTAAAAGAGAATCAGTGCCCATCAATATCGGTACATCACGATTAAATGGTGACGGGATGGCTTACCGTCTTGTCGTAAAAAATTCGCCTGCGTTTTCTAATGAATCGTTTATTACAACGCCGGGTGATTATGTTTCCAAAATCAGTTTTGAACTATCCAGCATTTCAATCCCGGGAGAAACGGTTAAAAATTATTCACAGGAATGGAAGGATGTCGACAGAACACTTTTGATGGATGGCGGCTTTGGCGGTCAGCTGAAAAAATTTGCTTTTATAAAAGAAATTAAGGCTGAAATCGTCAAGAAAAGTACTGATCCTACTGAAAAAATGAATCTGGCTTATGCCTATATTCAGCAAAATATCAAGTGGGACGGGAATGGAGGACTTGCTTCCAAAGATGGCGTTAAAAAAGCTTTTGAAAATAAAAAGGGGAATGTAAGTGATATCAACCTGATGCTTACAGGATTATTGAGAGAACTGGATATTGAAGCAGATCCACTGGTTTTAAGTACACGCTCTAATGGCCGGGTTTTTGAATCAATTCCGTTACTTGAAGGATTTGATTATGTAGTAAGTCATGTGAAAATCGGAGAGAAAACATTTTTACTGGATGCGACACAGCGGAATACAGTCCCAGGTGTTTTGCCTGAATTTGCTCTGGCCGGTATCGGGAGAATAGTGCCTGAAAAGAATGAAGGAAGTTTTATAAATCTGACACCGAAATTAATGCTGAGCCGACTTGAAAAGATCGAGGCTGATATTTCCCCAGTCGATGGTACTTTGAAAGGAAAATATTCCATTTCACTTGGTGGTTACGAAGCTTTGAGATGGCGCGATAAATATGTACTGGAACCTGAAAGTACCTATTCTGACCTGGTGAAAAAGCAAAATCCGGAATGGGAAATCGACAATTTCAAGGTTAACAATAAGAATGAAAGATTGTCGGAATCGGTTGAAATCAGTTACGATTTTGAAATTGACAGCGATGGAGGAAATCCGGAAACTTTTTATTTCAATCCAATGCTCACAGGAAGAATAAAAGAAAATCCTTTTAAAGCCCCAACTCGAATTTATCCGGTCGATTTTACGGCGGGCAGCAGTACCAGTTTTATGGGAAATTTCAAGATTCCGGACGGTTACTATATTGAAGAAATTCCAAAAGTCGAGATTATCACACTTCCTGAAAAGGCAGGTAAATTTGCATATCAGATTAAGCAGAACGAAAATATGATTTCTGTCAATAGTATAGTAATGCTAAACCGGCCAAGTTTTTCAGCGGAAGAATATGAGCTGCTCCGGGAATTCTATGACAGGATTGTGAAGAAACATGCACAGCCTCTTGTGCTTAAAAAGAAGAAATAA
- a CDS encoding Gfo/Idh/MocA family protein → MSASMNENPLRVLVVGCGNMGASHAIAYQLSDDFEICGIVSTGKSKEVLNEKLGGGYALYSDYETALNETKPDAVCISTYPDTHESFAIQALESGAHVFIEKPLAASVEGAKRVVAAAKEAGKKVVVGYILRHHPSWERFVKEAQNIGKPLVMRMNLNQQSHGYMWTVHRNLMKSLSPIVDCGVHYIDVMCQMTRSKPIRVNAIGARLTDDIPEGNYNYGQLQIWFEDGSVGWYEAGWGPMISETAFFVKDVIGPKGSVSIVAKDAGGAGKSSSVEAHTKTESIRVHHAALNDKDEFVNEDSWINLEDEPDHQELCNREQAYFLKAVKEDIDLTDHLEDAVTSLQIAFACDESVRNGGIVIDLV, encoded by the coding sequence ATGTCTGCTTCGATGAATGAAAATCCGTTGCGCGTCCTTGTGGTCGGCTGTGGTAATATGGGCGCATCACACGCCATTGCTTATCAATTGTCTGACGATTTCGAAATTTGCGGAATCGTATCGACCGGTAAAAGCAAAGAAGTTTTAAATGAAAAACTTGGTGGCGGTTATGCTTTATACAGTGATTATGAAACTGCATTAAATGAAACAAAACCGGATGCCGTTTGCATTTCCACTTATCCTGATACGCATGAAAGTTTTGCAATCCAGGCGTTAGAATCCGGTGCCCATGTTTTTATTGAAAAACCATTGGCGGCTTCGGTTGAAGGTGCCAAAAGAGTTGTGGCAGCTGCGAAAGAAGCGGGCAAAAAAGTAGTGGTTGGATATATTCTGCGTCACCATCCGTCGTGGGAACGTTTTGTAAAAGAAGCCCAGAATATCGGAAAACCTTTGGTAATGCGCATGAACCTGAATCAGCAAAGCCACGGCTATATGTGGACGGTCCATCGTAATTTAATGAAAAGCCTTAGTCCGATTGTGGATTGTGGTGTTCATTATATTGATGTAATGTGCCAGATGACACGCTCAAAACCGATTCGTGTAAATGCGATTGGAGCCCGTCTGACAGACGATATTCCGGAAGGAAATTACAATTATGGTCAGCTCCAAATCTGGTTTGAAGATGGCTCCGTTGGCTGGTATGAAGCGGGTTGGGGACCGATGATCAGTGAAACGGCATTTTTTGTAAAAGATGTGATCGGACCAAAAGGTTCTGTTTCCATAGTTGCGAAAGATGCAGGCGGAGCAGGAAAATCTTCATCTGTTGAAGCGCATACAAAAACGGAATCCATCCGTGTACACCATGCGGCTTTGAATGATAAGGATGAATTTGTAAATGAAGACAGCTGGATCAACCTGGAAGACGAACCTGATCACCAGGAATTGTGTAACCGCGAACAGGCTTATTTCCTGAAAGCTGTAAAAGAAGATATCGATCTGACAGATCATTTGGAAGATGCCGTAACGAGCTTACAAATTGCATTTGCCTGTGACGAATCCGTACGTAATGGCGGTATAGTAATTGATCTGGTTTAA
- a CDS encoding RNA polymerase sigma factor, with protein MRTKRIQFKEFSDEELLFEIKCDNHHAFEELYRRYFYRILNDAFKRLRDRDQSEELVQELFVNIWLKRHQIVVAKTFDAYIHTSLRNAVISFFRKNDKVAEYPANYAEQEDKQATYEEIAYNDLKTAYDQSVSDLPEKCRVAYELFESGMSIQEIAVSTNVSPKTIESHLLKARNTIRQQLRDFSTASYFTFIVSLLEQTFDLI; from the coding sequence ATGAGAACAAAGCGGATTCAGTTTAAAGAATTTAGTGATGAAGAGCTCCTCTTCGAAATCAAGTGTGACAACCATCACGCTTTCGAAGAATTATACCGCCGATATTTTTACAGAATTCTAAATGACGCTTTTAAAAGACTTCGCGATCGCGATCAGTCTGAAGAACTTGTTCAGGAGCTATTTGTTAATATTTGGCTTAAAAGGCATCAAATTGTAGTTGCTAAAACGTTTGACGCGTACATTCACACGTCTTTGCGCAATGCCGTAATTTCATTTTTTCGCAAAAATGACAAGGTTGCAGAATATCCTGCGAACTATGCAGAACAGGAAGACAAGCAGGCGACCTATGAAGAAATTGCTTACAATGATCTGAAAACTGCCTACGATCAAAGTGTTTCTGATTTACCAGAAAAATGCCGTGTTGCTTACGAATTATTTGAAAGCGGAATGTCCATCCAGGAAATTGCCGTTTCTACCAATGTTTCTCCAAAAACTATTGAAAGTCACCTTTTAAAAGCCCGGAATACAATTCGTCAGCAACTGCGTGATTTTTCCACGGCATCTTATTTCACCTTCATAGTCAGTCTGTTAGAGCAAACTTTTGATCTAATTTGA
- a CDS encoding FecR family protein yields MKKPLSSELLDKYLNGTCTPEEREEVENWYQSFESTPDINKIFPEIKNESYSQSIFDRIRSQIKSQEADQKNTWKLIGAKQWYWYLAASVMIGIGVSFLFKKNNISYSSKSALAEAKTLFLENKTSKIQLRHLPDSSKVWLNPGSRISYSNKYGTKVREINLEGEAFFDVTRNTSRPFIIHTGKMTTEVLGTSFNVQARKGSKHFEVSVVSGTVSVSGPEGKEIIKARQQVQFDPTSGKLNPLKRTALTPFQIWEPVTINFDWVSVQDVTNRLQEMFAVQVEFENDAIKNCFLRADFTNMRLPVIMDLLCQSVGATYTIDNGKIRLYGAGCD; encoded by the coding sequence ATGAAGAAACCTCTATCATCTGAATTGCTGGATAAATATTTGAATGGAACTTGTACACCTGAGGAGCGGGAAGAAGTGGAAAACTGGTACCAGTCATTTGAATCAACGCCGGACATTAATAAAATTTTTCCTGAGATTAAAAATGAAAGCTATTCACAATCAATTTTTGACAGAATCCGGTCACAAATAAAATCACAGGAAGCAGATCAAAAAAATACATGGAAGCTGATCGGCGCTAAACAGTGGTACTGGTATTTGGCAGCTTCCGTTATGATCGGAATAGGCGTATCATTTCTGTTCAAAAAAAACAATATTTCATATAGTTCAAAATCAGCACTTGCCGAAGCAAAAACACTATTTCTTGAAAATAAAACAAGCAAAATCCAGCTCCGCCATTTACCTGACAGCAGCAAAGTCTGGCTGAATCCGGGATCAAGAATTTCTTATTCGAATAAATACGGTACCAAAGTCAGGGAAATCAACCTGGAAGGGGAAGCCTTTTTTGACGTTACCCGAAACACTTCCAGACCTTTTATTATCCATACCGGAAAAATGACGACGGAAGTTTTGGGGACCAGCTTCAATGTGCAGGCCAGAAAAGGCAGCAAGCATTTTGAAGTTTCTGTTGTAAGCGGAACTGTTTCTGTAAGCGGTCCGGAAGGGAAAGAAATCATTAAAGCAAGGCAACAAGTACAGTTTGACCCGACTTCCGGAAAATTGAATCCGTTAAAAAGGACAGCGCTGACACCATTTCAGATATGGGAACCTGTTACCATAAACTTTGACTGGGTGAGTGTTCAAGACGTTACCAACCGGCTCCAGGAAATGTTTGCGGTTCAGGTCGAATTTGAAAATGATGCTATCAAAAACTGCTTTTTACGTGCCGATTTCACCAACATGCGACTGCCCGTCATCATGGATTTATTATGCCAGTCAGTAGGCGCAACCTACACAATCGATAATGGCAAAATCCGCCTCTATGGCGCTGGTTGCGATTAA